In Zingiber officinale cultivar Zhangliang chromosome 1A, Zo_v1.1, whole genome shotgun sequence, the DNA window ACTAGAGGAAAAAATATTGCATCCATGACCTCTAGTTCACATGTTAGGCCTAAACAAGTCGAGAAGGGAAATACATCTTCCTCTATGAGACACTCATCTCTAAGACttcgagatgaagaagaagaagaagaagaagaagaagaaattgaatctgaagaagatgaagataaagaagaagaagaatacaatgaggatgatcttgagcttgatgattaatttgacttattacgcttgttttgatgaactttgttagtttaaattagaaagttgaaacttgaaagtttgaaacttttattaattttatcatggtgttgttttacttgttatatttgatattgatgatgttgttttacttattatatttgatattgatgtgtgtggaatattaatagttatcatatttgatatattttataAGTGTGTCAATAGTTTAGTAGTCATCAACCTCATGTTCAAGAGGCGCGCGCCTCAGGCGCGCCTCACGCCTCGGGTTCTATGAGCCCTTTGCGCCTTGGTGCGCCTCGCGCCTCTAACAACACTGGTTGCCGCTCACTTGGAATTTGTTGGTGGCTTTGcaatgcttacattttgcacgtaaTTCTCGGACAGAAGattgaccttctcaaaatgtttagtaaaaatagacaaTTTTAAAGGAGGAGCATGCCAAACCTTAAAAGTATTGCCGTAGGTACTTCCTTGCGTGTTGTGTGTTGGAAGTTGTTGGATCTCATCATCGATAAATTGATATTGTGATCCTTCGAGATCGAGATGATGAACCTCCTCCTTCGATTATAATTGTAGAATTGAAGTCCATATAGAATTGAATTCGAAAGCAATCGAGATTTCAGAATTAAGAATGAGAGTAGAGAAGATGGTGtggaaatgatgaaatgagctctatATTTATAGAGTTTGGTGAGTGATGGATACTAAATTGTAGCTATTGATCAAAAAATAGTCAAACAATTTCAaccgttaaaaaaaaaaaatcctccccTCTCTCAACGATCAGAACCGTTGATTAACCGGTGGTTCCAAATGGTTGGAACCACCAGTGGctataacaataaaaaaaactcCGAACCAGCAGTTTGAACCCTAGATTAACCCTCGGTTCATCggttaattaacccagtaggggCCGGGCCGGTTACGGTTGCAACCCGGGTCAATGAGTAACCACTTGTTGACCCGATTACGGGAGGTGTTCGGTTAGGACCCGACCCATGGGCAGGTCTAAGTAGAACTTAAGTTGATTAGAAGACCTAGTTAGTTGACTCAATTCAACCTATTCAGTTGCCATAATTGTTGCATTCATTTGAAAAATGTTATCAATCAAAAttctaaaaagatttaaaaaatctgTCTAAAATTCATGAACCTTTATGAACACACTTTTTATACCATAATATTTTTACGAAAATAAATTCTATTTCTCATGATTGGCACAAAGATGGTAACTATGAAAAACTTCAATACCCTTCTAACTTTGTATCATCCAAAGACTCTTATTCAAAATCGATTTAAGTTTTCCAAaacattttgaaattcatttggACTGAAATTTTTAATTATGATCTTTGAACTATGTATGCATGAATTATACACGTCTTCCTCATGATTGGTCATTTTCATAATTCATTATTAGATGTTATTTTGGCTCAAAGTGATGCAtcataattaacattttgaattaAAAGTATCCACTATCCACCTAACAGCTTACATAATTTCTATATGCCTCATACACAAATCATGTTCTCATAAATGCTTTGTTAGATGTAATAAATGTATAGTCCTATTCTAGGTGATCATGCAAGGCTAGAATACCTATTCTAGTCTACAAAACATATATTAAACTCCCTTTGAAGAGAGCTACACTCGGTTTCGGGAAGAGGCTTAGTGAATTTGTTAGAAGGGTTAAACTTGGATTCTGCATAGTCAAGCACTATGCTACCTTGGATACATGGTCTTTAATCTTGAATGAAGTGATGCTTCACTTCAATTTCCTTTATCTCATAGTGGTGCACTAAGTTTTTGGTCAAATTAATGATGCTTATATAATTACATAGAAATTTAACATAGTTAAAGTTCATAATCCTTTAGTGTGTGCATTATTTAAAGTAGTTATGCCACCCACCCACCCATGGCCACACTCAGCCTTGGTTgaggataaagcaacacaatgttgcttcttGCTATTCCAACTAAGTAGGCATACTAAGCAGGGAAGACTCAAGAAATTGACATTTTCACAGCATTATTCCTATCTAATTTACAACCCCCATAATCAGAATGGAGTAACTAACCAAattaagtgctttgattagatGCAAGGAATTAAGCACTTCAATTGGATGCAATTTCAGTTGGCTTAGTTGAAGCAGTCCCAAGATCAGTCAACTTAGGTATGTTAACAGTCGACTGATCTGACAGAAAATAACACAACTGTTGATAACAAGAAGTCTATAAGAAGGGAGACAAGGGGAAATTTGGCAACATGTTTTAGCAATCATATAGAGAAAGCAATTAACAAGTGAAAGTAAGCCATAGAAGAGTTCCAGTATTGTATCTTCTTGTTTATCTTTGGAAAACAAGATTGGAAGAGGGTTTTCCATCTCAGGAACGCATTCGAGGAGGAGAACGTGTAGACGGGAGTAGGAACCAAGGGTTTCAAATCATGTAAAAGGCTAAGTGTTTGAATTGCTCGTGGGTTTTGTGTTTGATTTGATATTTTATTGCATACTAATCGTGATTGTAAAATTGAACAAGAAAAGAAGTGGTTGACTAGTCACATCTCCCTCCTCTCTAGCCTCACGAACGATCCAAAAACCTATGGTATTTGCATCTTAATCTGAAATATAATTATTCTCCGATTTTTCTTGTCAAGTAATCCCATACATCCATGTTAACATTCTTATCTCTTATCTTGGCTATACTAAATTTTATACATCAccttttcttttttgaaaaaaattatttggtACTAAATATCAATCAtcttcttaaatttaaaaattttattgaatGACTTAGTTGAGCAAAATATACCTTTGAGATTTCTAAACTTCAATAGGGATTTGGATTTATATTTTTGTATCCTTCTTCACAGATTCTCTAACATCATTTGAACTAGTGGAATGAACAAAATATTGGTACctaaatttatcttaaatttgtATCTCTTAACTCTAAAGCTTAACTTATTGAGTCCCTATTAAATAGTTTGTaacttttctttattttgttgCCAATATTATCTAACATAACTAATATTATCTAAATATCAATCTTTCTTTTACCTATATTTAACAATCCAATAACTAtctttcttctccattctcagtTCTTATGTTGCCATAAAAATTATCATATGCTTTAAACTTTTAATGGTTTGCAATTTTCTAGACTTATTACTTTTGTGTTTTCAATTTGTTCTAATTATACGTACTCAATGTATTCTCATTTCAATTCTGTTATTTTTTACAATGAAAATCCTTTTGGATTTTCTCACACCACTCCTACTTCCTAAATATTTGAACTCTCTACGAATTGACCTTATCACACCACTCCATATTCTCTTCTACATCTACATTTaattcttctccaagtaagtttTCAGTTACAGATATAAATTGaatgtgtcacgccccggaggagtctctgtttgaagaaatttcggcagcatctcccctgtacggcggacaatctgaaacttttctacaagcactatatacctcagccacatgcggttggaataataacaataaaagaaaaacaaacaccacgcagttaatatcaaatttagcctctggctgacatgaccacgcagttaaaaataaagcagcccactcgactgtaccaaaaccaaaacacaaaactgctagccggctagacttacacaaccaataacataaatacaaaataccacataacaacgtcaacactccaaaaataaaaccagagtacagagctaaacaaactgatacataaaacaaacaaaacatacgcgaaccgataagtcttctgatgtgacgtggggaccagcagacaggatgctccaagcgacaccataaataacctggtacctgaaaaagatagtgtcaacaggggtgagttcaacaactcagataataccatgagtagtaagatatatctaacagaataaatatggaatacaacttcctaatcatatataggaatatgCAAACCGAAAGGTAACCGAGGAAGCtgactcaccaggaactcctatccacaAGAGGGTCgacaaaccgaaagtgtcaataatcatgTATGCAGTCAAAGGTATGCATCGAAAAAATCAAAGAACAAacgcaaacacaatcataagaatataaatgcatatgatgctaatgatgcgtcctggtcaccacgtcagccatctcacacaaatggtgagaccgagtgggtagtgcTATGACAACTCCGCCACTCCtcacgagtgaccgagtggacgggagtactcctgtcccgtgaccccaaatcataaatgggagctAATGCTCTCAACTCCTGACACAAcgacgggaggtatctctgccattaccgagtcaccgaccaacggagccaacagagtccaccgtctggctactacgctacactaaatgccagtgaGCCAAACAGAAGGAATCGATCGGCTACTGGTCATGACTAACGGAGCTAAACAagtaaccgccacacacctgcctgatataccattaAACCATGAGTGgaggtgtgtgcagtacatgtaactggcgatgtgctcaaccatagtggagccgacaatcgcacagcatgcaatcatgatgcatgtcactatgcataacaaaaactgatcaacataaccatatccatatatacaaaatgggtactgtaaaagcgatggtcaatccacggatctagggcatacaggtcctctatggtatagcaacctagatcctaaacatatctccttccataacatatgtaccaacaatatgcacatatcaagaatcaaggtctaggtacacgaatcatatatgatatacaaatagaggtacacaagccagtcatggcataaaacctaagtatcagaccgtctcgatacacatgactgaaaccaaaagtccagaacctagtcctaacctcagtaaaacatggtatgtcacttattctagaaactaagatactcatggtaatacagtactcatggcaataaatcacatgatataagcacggatacgtcacaggcgataaacctaacatgctatggatatcaaacagtgacataccaaagacaaacatgttcattgcttgtagttataaaatactatgcatatccaaagacaatatcataaaagataagtcaagaggtacccgcctcaaatatcgCGCGTGCCAAAGGGAATCCCACGTAAGGCCACTCGtcgcaaatcagagtcctgtaatatatgatatccagatttagctaattacatataaataaattagctaaatccatcctcgagaagctataataaatccagatccaattataaaccctaattggatcatctaactcctcaatcaacttaaactaatccattcaaatttggacttgcaataagcataaccAATCATAGTAACTGACCCAATTTAACCCTAATTCtcagtataaaactcacctcaacGGATGAATTGCTGTTGATCCACAATTGAAAAGCTGCAACTGTATGCTGCTAGAAACTCATGGCTGAAACCACAACAAATCCTCCCACATGCTTGCTGGTCGGAATCAAACAACAACCCTTGATCAGCTAAGAAAGAAGAACCAGAAATCAACAATACCATCTGTTAACCACTCAGTTCCTATACAAATTGCTCTCCTTACCTCTTCTACAATCGCTGGTGATGACCCAAGATCCGTCGATGCTGAATTCCAGTTAACCGTATGGAATCAAGCAACTCCTTTACCATTTTGTAACCAACAGTCGAATACTCCCGACAACAGCAGCATAGCATCAGGTGGAGTGACGCTGAGAACAAAGGGGAGAAGCAAACTCGCAGTCGGCAATGGCAACCAAAGGAGAACTAGAGCTCGGCTAGAATGCTGCCAAATTGCAGCAAAAGAGGCGGTCGTCCGCTAGGGCAAAAGGGCAGGCTACTGCCGGTGATGTGCGGCAGGGCGATGTGGCGTCGTCGGGCAATGATGAGGGGTAGGCGGACGGCGCTAGGGTAGAGGGAAGGGGCTCTGCTCGGTGATCGGAGGAAGGTTTGGTGGCTGGGATCTCCCCGGCGAACGGCGACGCCATCGGCAAGGCACAGTGTTGGCAACCGGTGCTAGGGTTGAGAAGGAGCTTGGTGGCAGCACAGTGAAGGTCGAAGAGGGCGGCGCCGTCGGGTGGAGTAGCCGAAGAGGTGATCGGCGACGAGAGGAAGGAGATAAGAacagcgccggttagggcacggggtcgggggaaatcgggagagggaagcagcgtgggagaggagaagaaaataaaaagaaaagatatataaaagaaaaaggaaatgatttaaagaaaataaacatttcctctttaaaatagaGTAGCCCAAACAGGCCTTCCCGtgccctatttttatccccgtaaactcgtccatacggtctccgaaaaattcccgaaaaatctccaaaaattccgaaaaattctcttattaatattcgcctatttccggtattttacagaatGATGTTAGCTTGATTTTTTTGGTATTTATTTTGGTTTAATGGTCTAATCCTCCTTGAggagcataaacataaaaataTGAGTATCTTCAATTCCCTTTGCTTTGATGATATTATCTTTATAATGCTTATTTATTGTGATTCATTCTTCACATTATGTTTAGTTTTTTCTGTATTACTAATTTTTTTATTGTATTACTTATTACTCTGTATTTTCGCTAATCAATTTTGTTTCCTGTGAGATTATTATGTCTATTTTCATTTAGTCTTATCTACCAAACAAAAATGTTCCTATGTTTAGTTTTTTGGTATTACCAACATCTTGTTGTATTACTCATTTCTCTTACATTATCCCTAATCAACTTTGTTTTCTATaagattattatgtttattttcattCAATCCTATCTACCAATTTTTGCCTTTTACCTGCCAAAAGTGTTCCTATATTTCAAGTTGCTAACCTGATCTTCAAGCCATAGACACTCATTACCAATGCAAGAGCTCTTTGTTATATGCATTACATCCAAGCATTGATGTAGTCCATTCTTTGCGTACTGAGTTACTAGGGTGCTGAAGGCACCTAGAATTATCTAGCAGATACAAATGGAACTCAGATATATTTAACCTTTAGATTGAACAATTGCAGCTACAATAAATTGTAGCGATATTCCTTTTAATATAGACAATACAAAAGGATTCTTTCATTAACTCAATCTTTTGAAGCTGTTGGATATTGTATTTTGAGTAGTTTATTAAAATGGCATCACTAGGTAAAGATCATCATCCAAACTATTTTTGTCTATTCTATATTTGTATTCCACTATCCCTTTTCTATTGCTCTTTTTATCATGACAGTTAGCTTTGGTGTTGAAGAAATTCTACCTTGTACATGATCTGCTTGGTTTCTCTCTATATTAGAATTACTAAGGCCTGATTCACACACAATGCTTAATCTTTTCTTTACCCTTGATTTTTCAATCGAAAAGGATAAAATACTCTTAAACTTCTAATTAACATTTATGAAACTATTTTTAGATTGTATGCATATCAAAGATCTGATCCTGAGTTGATACCAGAAAAATTTCCCCAagtttgtctttttctttctgAACCTAACTTGCTCAGTTATTATTTCCCTTGGATATCAACTTAAGTAGGAATTGCAGATAGTTCTGCCAAGTGCCAATTTATGCAATGTGATGATGTTTTTATCCATTTTTTTTGTGTCTGATTACCGTTTCCCATATAAGATATCAACTTTGTGATGGACTTGTGGCACAGAGCCCGCTATAGTTTATGCCTGGTTGTTATGTATCCTATTACGTTATATATTCCAGAATAGGAAGGTTTCAAATTCTTTGGTGTACAAGGTGAGTGCATAGTTCTAGATACTTCCAGCTACTTTttttattgttcatttttttctagtaaaagaacaaaaaaaaaaagaatttttagactAAATCTGATTGATGGATGCAATTTCTTTGTCTTTTCTAATATTTATCTTACATGTGGTACATCTAGGATTACAAGATGGAGATTTCCAATGGCTGCTCTCATCACTGATTTTCATCTTCCAATGCGTAGTCTAGAAATTAAAAACAGGTTTGTTATGCTGCAACATTGCATTATCCACATGGGACATGGGACATGGGTATCACTTCTATTAAACTGCACGGTCTGtttttttaatgatattaattagcAAGGcattttttcaaagttaaagtgcAACGTGGTGTAATTAACAAGGACAATGAACTTGTTCTTGTGGTTTtgtcattatcatcatcatcatcacacTGTCTATCCTGTCTCTTGTGATTTTATTTTAACTATGGAAGTTATTCTTTTGGCTGACCCCATCTAGTAATGAGATAAGGCTTGGTTATTGTTGTATGGAAGTTATTCTTTTTGAGGCTACAATTGGTAATAATCGTATTTGATAGCATTTTGAAAATGGATCTTCTGTCCATAAACAAGAGTTAGTACCTGCCATATGCCTAAAGCACTTGGTACTTGCTTATAAATACAATAAGCTTAGAGATTTTACTGTTTTGTGATTTTGTGCAGCCCAAAAACTAGTGTAAACGAGACTCTCCAGAGAATCTGCTAAACCATGACCCCCTACTCCCTAGTAGGCACTTTAATTATCAAAGCGTACAATTACTTAATGATACTTGCAtatctaaaatttcaaaattgtctgaCTTGTATTTTCATAGCATCTGCATTCAATAGCAAATTCACTTTGATCAAATGCTAAAAATTCTTATTCCAGTTGGAAATGTCTGACTTAACTTTTTTGCTTGGTATTTGCTCCAGGACATCAGTTGATGATATTAAATCCTTAAGATTAATCACTGCAATCAAGACCCCATATTTACCTGATGGGAGGTTTGATCTTGAAGCTTATGATTCCTTGATGCACATGCAGATTATCAATGGCGCTGAAGGTGTAATTGTTGGAGGTACAACTGGTGAAGGTCACCTCATGAGCTGGGATGAACATATCATGCTCATTGGACACACTGTCAATTGTTTTGGAGCGTCAGTTAAAGTAATAGGGAATACTGGAAGTAACTCAACAAGAGAAGCAATCCATGCAACTGAACAAGGCTTCGCTGTGGGAATGCACGCTGCATTGCATATCAATCCTTACTATGGGAAGACATCTATGAATGGAATGGTTGCACATTTTGATACTGTCCTTTCAATGGGCCCAACAATTATATACAATGTGCCATCAAGGACTGGACAGGATATTCCACCTTCGGTTTTGCAGACTATCTCACAGAATCTTAACATGGCAGGTGTTAAGGAGTGCATGGGAAATGACCGTATCAAATATTATGTAGATAAAGGCATCATTACATGGAgtggaaacgatgatgaatgccatGATGCTAGATGGGCATCTGGAGCAACAGGTGTTATTTCTGTTGTTAGCAATCTTGTTCCAGGTCTCATGCACGACATCATGTTCCGAGGCAAGAATCACTCACTAAACTCAAAGCTGACGCCTCTCATAAAATGGTCATTCCAGGAGCCAAACCCTATAGGCCTTAATACTGCTCTGGCTCAGCTTGGTGTTATTAGGCCAATATTCAGATTGCCATATGTtcctcttcctcgtgccaagaGACTTGAATTTGTAAAAATTGTCGAGGAACTTGGGCGTAAGAACTTCGTGGGACACAGAGATGTGCAAGTTTTGGAGGAAGATGACTTTATTTTGGTAGGTAGGTACTAGTCTATTTATGTTGTAAACTTGTAGCCACATCTCACAAGAATGATCACTGTAACTCTTTGTGGGGCTTAACTGGTTGATAATTTTCGATCAATCTGAATGCACTTGCTCTTTAGCAGTCgtaattattttttaatcttctgtCCGGAATAGGAATTAGAGTGTCTGTCTATTTTTGTTTGAGAAATTGCTGACAGATTTTTATTAGCCATCTTGCAAGTTGTCTATACTTTGTACTATCTCTACTTGTCCTTGTAAGGTTGTATTTCTATTATCTAGTAAGCCAAGAGAAAACATCgcacatttttttttcttaccaAGATATCTCTTGTTTTTAGTAGAATGCGCTAGATTCGTTAGGTATCTAGCCTGCTTCAATGGTAGTAGGCATGACAATAGGGCGGGTTGAAAATCGGTCCTGTAACAAACTTGTCTCGGCGGGGTAGGTTTAGACCTACCTAAACGGGCCTTAGGTGGATTCGGGTCGGGTCCCGGATTTGATCGGACCCGTCTCAGATTCAccctatataatatttttttttattaattattaattgaataaaaattgataattaatttttaattgagtCAAAATTGATAGATTTTAATTTGTGATAATATTTTTtagttataaaatattattaatataaatgttgaaaataaatttaatatttaattaatttttaaaattttttattttgtattttaaaaaaataaaatatggtgGGTCTAGCGAGTCTAACTCAGATATGCTCGCCGGATTTACAGGGCGGGGCGGGTCCAAAGGGAGACGGGGCGAGTCCCGGGTTTGATCAAATCCGTCTCAATCCGGATCCGTTGCCATCCCTAAACAGTAGTCTAGTATTGTGCCAATCTTCCGTAGCTCTAGAAGAAAATTGCATTGTGGTTTACTTCAATAATTttctttggattttaattttctaattgatTGTGAAAAAGCAGATAACACTCACCCCGGACCCCTTCAAGACTATCCCAAACACATTGGAATGGAGTAAATTACGTAGTCATTCGGTCAGTCGAGTGGGCCTTCTAAGTAAGGGGGCTTAGAATGGGATAAACCCCGCGATTTGAATCTGACACTTGATACCAACTTGACTATGCCCATGAGGGCTTCATTTTCTAATTGATTGATGCAAAATGTAATAATGCTCACGCCAAATATCTCTCATTGTCGATCCCATGGTGGtataaagggaggtaaatcaGGTATTGAGTGACCCCCTAAATGGGAAAGTTATTTGTCACAGTCATGATTCAAACAGTTGCCATTGATGCTAGTCTACTACTTTAGTACCAACTAAGCTACATCTTGGGGGCTTCATTTTCTAATTGATTGGAGTAAAAGATTAAGCCGTTATTTTAGAGGTGTCTCTAAGATTGCCCCACACGGGAACATTTGTCCTAACACAGTGGTTCTTTGTATAATAATTCATTTTCTAATtgattataataaaaaataattaagttcacAAAGATATCTCTTACAATCCGTCTTGTGAAGGGAGTTCATTTTTTAATTGATGAAACAATGGAGGATTGCATATTCTTGGCCTAATGCTTGAAAATGACTAATGCTCTTGATATGGACTTCGTTATCTAATAAGAGCTTAGACCCTTGTAGtatttaatggccacattaaagtcATTTATTGCCCATTAGCCCATTTAGTTCAAACGTTCGGATGTTACATATTCGGGCAAATTTTGCTCTGACTAATTTGACATTCGACGAATGCAAGTTGTGCTCGTACATGAGTCGACTTGGTTCAGTGAACATTTGAACCCTAGATTTGTATCTCCTGTGCACCCATGCGTGAGAGAGAACCTCTCCCCATACATTTATTCACAACTACAATGCTTGTAAATTAATATAAACCAGTCAATATACCTTACTCTCAATATGGGAAAGTCTCATTTACAATTGAGTCTCTTTCCTCTGCACCTGTTTTCCATTTACATATATCCAATACCTTAGCTCTAAATGACTTTGTCAGCTTTCTTTACTCTAAAGAAGGAAATGACAAAGACAAAGAtggataaaatttttataaaaaataatgatattTTTTGGATTCACTATTATGTTTAGGTTACCGTTAGACCAATTGAATGTCCATTGCATTCTCACCGATTTGATTTAGCATGATGACACTTGGTGAGTTAGCACACTCGTAATCATGGTTGAGGACGACCACGAAAGTGACAAGTTGACACTTCGTGACTTGAACCTGACACAAAGAATATAGATTCATTTGTAGCACCAACTGATACTAAGTTGGAAAGTAGGTGTCCGACCTGTCAATAACCTAATGAAGATCAAGGAGTACAGACTCAGGAAGTACCAACAACCATACCATTCTTGCCACTACTATTTGGGTAATTGA includes these proteins:
- the LOC122038417 gene encoding 4-hydroxy-tetrahydrodipicolinate synthase, chloroplastic-like isoform X1, with product MTSLLITNHGLSSADATGTLRSRGRHFVPVFDSCRRITRWRFPMAALITDFHLPMRSLEIKNRTSVDDIKSLRLITAIKTPYLPDGRFDLEAYDSLMHMQIINGAEGVIVGGTTGEGHLMSWDEHIMLIGHTVNCFGASVKVIGNTGSNSTREAIHATEQGFAVGMHAALHINPYYGKTSMNGMVAHFDTVLSMGPTIIYNVPSRTGQDIPPSVLQTISQNLNMAGVKECMGNDRIKYYVDKGIITWSGNDDECHDARWASGATGVISVVSNLVPGLMHDIMFRGKNHSLNSKLTPLIKWSFQEPNPIGLNTALAQLGVIRPIFRLPYVPLPRAKRLEFVKIVEELGRKNFVGHRDVQVLEEDDFILVGRY
- the LOC122038417 gene encoding 4-hydroxy-tetrahydrodipicolinate synthase, chloroplastic-like isoform X2, which gives rise to MAALITDFHLPMRSLEIKNRTSVDDIKSLRLITAIKTPYLPDGRFDLEAYDSLMHMQIINGAEGVIVGGTTGEGHLMSWDEHIMLIGHTVNCFGASVKVIGNTGSNSTREAIHATEQGFAVGMHAALHINPYYGKTSMNGMVAHFDTVLSMGPTIIYNVPSRTGQDIPPSVLQTISQNLNMAGVKECMGNDRIKYYVDKGIITWSGNDDECHDARWASGATGVISVVSNLVPGLMHDIMFRGKNHSLNSKLTPLIKWSFQEPNPIGLNTALAQLGVIRPIFRLPYVPLPRAKRLEFVKIVEELGRKNFVGHRDVQVLEEDDFILVGRY